Proteins encoded within one genomic window of Lysinibacillus sphaericus:
- a CDS encoding multicopper oxidase family protein, with protein MNKKINPADPATIPKFVDALPKPVTAKPKFSSRHPKKDYYELQMLEAEHSFHKNFPKSTIWGYNGLYPGPTIEASKDKTIYVKYKNQLPTKHFLPVDFTLHAANDSQEVRTVTHLHGANVDWESDGHPEAWYTRDYTYTGPKFNKEIHEYTNHQPGTTLWYHDHAMALTRLNVYAGLAGFYLLRDSIEERSNLPCGDYEYPLLIADKSFNEDGSLFYPEGPPFPVPVNPSITPGFVGNTIVVNGKVWPYLNVEPRKYRFRLLNGSNRRGYVLSLSNKQPMIQLGTDGGFLTAPNAIFSVELLPAERTDIIIDFSTCEGQEITLMNGDTDFFDEHTSVIMQFNVNCPLRYEDTSEVPARLAMSMDLHPHHAQVERNLPLSATTDDFGRPMLLLNDRMYHDPATEKPALDSIEVWNFINATPFIHPIHLHLIQFKILERRPFDVELYQNEGRLAFTGPAEKPRDYERGWKDTVKADAGKVTKIIMHWKDHIGNYMWHCHFLEHEDHDMMRPILVMKDVHPVSEPHVEVAHVTESHSTTATTISNDSDTTPPLLNNAQNITASPEPTQHASRRANKQLSVAKETAPHVATHTQNVSQFVPLPIYPSKTSQTQPHTANRWRRRRS; from the coding sequence TTGAATAAAAAAATCAATCCTGCTGACCCAGCAACAATCCCCAAATTTGTAGATGCCTTACCGAAACCCGTTACCGCAAAACCAAAATTCAGTAGCAGACATCCGAAGAAAGATTATTACGAGTTGCAGATGTTGGAAGCAGAGCATAGTTTTCATAAAAACTTTCCAAAATCCACGATTTGGGGATATAACGGGCTTTATCCAGGACCGACCATCGAGGCTTCAAAAGACAAAACGATTTATGTCAAATATAAAAACCAATTGCCGACCAAACATTTTTTGCCAGTTGATTTTACTCTTCATGCGGCTAATGACTCCCAAGAGGTTCGAACAGTAACTCATCTTCACGGTGCCAATGTAGATTGGGAAAGCGATGGACATCCTGAAGCTTGGTATACAAGAGACTATACGTATACTGGTCCTAAATTTAATAAAGAAATACATGAATATACGAACCATCAACCAGGTACAACTTTGTGGTATCATGACCACGCAATGGCTTTAACGCGCCTAAATGTTTACGCTGGACTTGCAGGTTTTTACCTGCTTCGAGACTCCATAGAAGAACGTTCAAACTTACCATGTGGCGATTATGAATATCCGTTATTAATTGCTGATAAATCCTTTAATGAAGACGGCTCACTGTTCTATCCAGAAGGTCCTCCATTCCCAGTGCCGGTGAATCCATCCATTACACCTGGATTTGTTGGAAACACAATCGTTGTCAATGGTAAAGTATGGCCTTATTTAAATGTTGAACCTCGCAAATATCGTTTTCGTTTGTTAAACGGTTCAAATAGAAGAGGCTATGTTTTAAGCCTGTCCAACAAGCAGCCAATGATTCAGCTTGGCACAGATGGTGGCTTTTTAACTGCCCCAAATGCAATTTTCTCGGTTGAATTATTGCCAGCTGAGCGAACAGATATCATCATTGACTTTTCAACATGCGAAGGTCAAGAAATCACTTTAATGAACGGTGATACCGATTTTTTTGATGAGCATACTAGCGTCATTATGCAATTTAACGTAAATTGCCCACTTCGATATGAGGATACGAGTGAAGTGCCTGCAAGACTTGCAATGTCAATGGATTTACACCCTCATCATGCACAGGTTGAACGCAACTTACCGTTAAGTGCCACTACGGATGACTTCGGAAGACCTATGTTGTTATTAAATGACCGAATGTACCATGACCCTGCTACCGAAAAGCCTGCGCTTGATAGTATAGAAGTTTGGAATTTTATTAATGCTACGCCGTTTATACATCCTATTCATCTGCATTTAATTCAATTTAAAATTCTTGAACGACGACCATTTGACGTGGAACTCTATCAAAATGAAGGAAGGCTAGCATTTACTGGTCCTGCAGAAAAACCGCGTGACTACGAACGAGGTTGGAAAGATACCGTCAAAGCTGATGCAGGGAAGGTTACAAAAATTATTATGCACTGGAAAGACCATATCGGGAATTATATGTGGCATTGCCATTTCCTCGAACATGAGGATCATGATATGATGCGACCTATTCTCGTAATGAAAGATGTACATCCCGTATCGGAGCCACATGTTGAAGTAGCGCATGTTACAGAAAGTCATAGCACCACAGCAACAACCATTTCAAATGATTCGGACACCACTCCCCCCTTGTTGAATAATGCTCAAAATATTACAGCATCGCCTGAGCCAACACAGCACGCATCTAGAAGGGCTAATAAGCAATTGTCCGTTGCGAAGGAAACTGCGCCTCATGTTGCGACTCATACACAAAATGTCTCACAGTTTGTACCGCTACCTATATATCCTTCAAAAACAAGCCAAACACAACCCCACACGGCAAATAGATGGCGTAGAAGACGATCATAG